A genomic window from Lotus japonicus ecotype B-129 chromosome 1, LjGifu_v1.2 includes:
- the LOC130728917 gene encoding glucan endo-1,3-beta-glucosidase yields MATTTSTFLLLLLLHIAAATTTVHAIGVNYGTLGDNLPPPAAVANFLKTRTTIDRVKIFDVNPQILQAFAGTGISVTVTAPNGDIAALRNIDSARQWVVTHIKPFHPQTRINYILVGSEVLHWGDTNMIRGLVPAMRTLYSALQAEGIRDIKVTTAHSLAIMRSSLPPSAGRFRPGFAKHVLGPMLKFLKETRTPFMVNPYPYFGYNPKNVNFALFRPNRGLFDRYTKLRYSNQFDALMDAVYSAMKALGYGDVDIAIGETGWPSVCDGWDACSVGNAQAYNGQLVRHLAEGKGTPLMPNRRFEAYIFALFNENQKPGPIAERNWGLFRPDFTPVYESGVLRSGQRPAPVGGGVPKPAAGGQKWCVPKADASNQALQANINYVCSQNVDCKPIQPGGTCFAPNDVRALATYAMNAYYQANGRHDYNCDFSHTAVITSTNPSHGNCRI; encoded by the exons ATGGCCACCACCACCTCaaccttcctcctcctcttgctcCTCCAcatcgccgccgccaccaccaccgtccacGCCATAGGAGTCAACTACGGCACCCTCGGCGACAACCTCCCTCCACCTGCCGCCGTGGCCAACTTCCTCAAGACAAGGACCACCATCGACCGCGTCAAGATCTTCGATGTCAACCCGCAGATCCTCCAGGCTTTCGCCGGCACCGGCATCAGTGTTACTGTCACGGCGCCCAACGGTGACATTGCTGCGCTCAGAAACATTGATTCTGCTCGCCAATGGGTCGTCACCCACATCAAGCCGTTTCATCCTCAGACGAGAATCAACTATATCCTTGTTGGTAGCGAGGTTCTTCATTGGGGTGATACCAACATGATCCGTGGCCTTGTTCCTGCCATGAGAACGCTATACTCTGCTCTTCAAGCAGAGGGTATCAGAGACATTAAG GTTACCACTGCTCATTCTCTGGCAATAATGCGTTCATCTTTGCCACCAAGTGCGGGTAGGTTCAGACCTGGGTTCGCAAAGCACGTGTTGGGTCCTATGCTGAAGTTTCTGAAGGAAACCAGAACACCCTTCATGGTGAACCCTTACCCTTACTTCGGGTACAACCCCAAAAACGTGAACTTCGCACTTTTCCGGCCGAACCGGGGTTTGTTCGACCGGTACACCAAGTTGAGGTACTCAAACCAGTTTGATGCTCTTATGGACGCGGTTTACTCGGCCATGAAGGCTCTAGGGTATGGTGACGTGGACATTGCCATCGGTGAGACCGGGTGGCCCTCCGTGTGCGACGGCTGGGATGCCTGCAGTGTGGGGAATGCTCAGGCCTACAATGGCCAGCTCGTGAGGCACTTGGCGGAAGGGAAGGGGACCCCATTGATGCCGAACCGGCGGTTCGAGGCGTATATCTTTGCTTTGTTCAATGAGAACCAGAAACCCGGTCCGATCGCGGAGCGCAATTGGGGTCTGTTCCGACCGGATTTCACTCCGGTCTATGAATCTGGAGTCTTGCGTAGTGGCCAG AGACCAGCACCAGTAGGAGGAGGAGTTCCAAAACCTGCAGCAGGGGGACAAAAATGGTGTGTGCCCAAGGCAGATGCTAGCAATCAAGCTTTGCAAGCAAACATCAACTATGTTTGCAGCCAAAATGTTGATTGCAAGCCAATTCAACCAGGAGGAACTTGCTTTGCCCCCAATGATGTTAGGGCTCTTGCCACATATGCCATGAATGCTTACTACCAGGCCAATGGAAGACATGATTACAACTGTGATTTCTCTCACACTGCTGTCATTACCTCCACCAATCCAA GCCATGGTAATTGTAGAATCTGA